The proteins below come from a single Azospirillum thermophilum genomic window:
- a CDS encoding CHAT domain-containing protein produces MDARTLNDYARAVWLSASEVTHKRDQTGAIEPKTLENLRNKNQKNKCSFGPNDQRDGYLCAAGLYETIFRHTVGTPVRGGASGTLSGLLNDTRLLSIVAGGDLGRIPFSILPTDRKALEALIDGTEAAAAEKWPWLIWKHATAYAPTAAAYVHSRNMVYTPSRSYSIFSDPLKPSTPREAGIAFESSRCELDYEKILMLKSTEAEEIAPLIARYFPQSSNNGICNLKSGRMNRCEQGDNTIKNLQDVAATNSGGYIHLYTHGFGPGKLTCAREASILMSPSKDSDGRYQLLLKESRIMGMSFKGAMIVSQACDVVQGDEYWVGPNGWDGLARAFLFAGARGFIGSYWQSDYDSSNEIMLRLFERIGRDGMEPWQALWEAQKSIIRAPKSRYDWSHPYYWGNFAIGGNPI; encoded by the coding sequence ATGGACGCCCGGACATTGAACGACTACGCGCGCGCGGTCTGGCTCAGCGCCTCGGAGGTCACGCACAAGCGTGACCAAACCGGTGCAATCGAACCGAAGACGCTGGAGAATTTGAGGAACAAGAACCAGAAGAATAAATGCAGCTTCGGACCGAACGATCAGCGAGACGGGTATCTGTGTGCGGCGGGACTATACGAGACGATATTCCGCCACACCGTCGGCACGCCAGTTCGGGGAGGAGCATCCGGCACTCTGTCCGGTCTCCTGAACGACACCAGGCTCCTGTCCATCGTGGCCGGCGGCGATCTCGGCCGGATTCCGTTCTCGATCCTGCCCACCGACCGCAAGGCGCTGGAAGCGCTCATCGACGGTACGGAAGCGGCCGCAGCCGAGAAGTGGCCCTGGCTGATCTGGAAGCATGCCACCGCCTATGCGCCGACCGCAGCCGCCTATGTTCACAGCCGAAACATGGTGTACACGCCGTCGCGGAGTTACTCGATCTTCTCGGACCCGCTAAAACCAAGCACGCCGAGAGAAGCCGGCATCGCCTTCGAGTCATCCCGCTGTGAGTTGGACTACGAAAAAATACTCATGCTCAAGTCCACCGAGGCGGAGGAGATCGCACCACTCATCGCGAGATATTTTCCCCAGAGCAGCAACAACGGCATCTGTAACCTCAAATCCGGGCGAATGAACCGCTGCGAGCAGGGAGACAATACGATCAAGAATCTCCAGGATGTGGCGGCGACCAACAGCGGCGGGTACATTCACCTGTATACCCATGGCTTTGGTCCGGGCAAGCTCACTTGTGCTCGCGAGGCATCGATCCTGATGTCTCCGTCGAAGGACTCCGACGGCCGCTATCAGCTTCTGCTCAAGGAAAGCAGAATCATGGGAATGTCCTTCAAGGGCGCAATGATCGTTTCCCAGGCCTGCGACGTCGTACAGGGTGACGAATATTGGGTAGGACCAAACGGCTGGGACGGGCTGGCCAGAGCCTTCCTGTTTGCCGGAGCGCGAGGATTCATCGGCAGTTACTGGCAATCGGACTACGATTCTTCCAACGAGATCATGCTGCGTCTGTTCGAACGCATCGGCCGCGACGGGATGGAGCCCTGGCAGGCCCTGTGGGAGGCGCAGAAATCGATCATTCGCGCGCCCAAGAGTAGATACGATTGGTCTCATCCATACTACTGGGGGAATTTCGCGATCGGTGGAAATCCGATCTGA
- a CDS encoding ParA family protein, which yields MPIIAIASTKGGPGKTTLAVCLADWWRRQGKRVTCLDTDPNRNLLSWIGKRADDGLDCRAVGEDDVIAEARAAAKVADIVIIDVAGFLARGLLYAVGVADAVLIPCRPAKGDVIEAGRTQQQINNAADLSGRSIPHAAVLTQVNRRASVTSHSRGQLAALGIPTLAADFPLRAIYQAAWYQGATPIELGDNSATTEIQAIAGEVEQMLEAR from the coding sequence ATGCCGATCATTGCGATAGCCAGCACCAAGGGCGGTCCTGGGAAGACGACGCTTGCGGTCTGTCTTGCCGACTGGTGGCGCCGCCAGGGAAAGCGTGTGACCTGCCTGGATACCGACCCCAACCGCAATCTGTTGAGCTGGATCGGCAAGCGGGCCGACGACGGGCTCGACTGCCGGGCGGTGGGCGAAGACGACGTGATCGCCGAGGCGCGGGCGGCGGCGAAGGTGGCGGACATCGTCATCATCGACGTCGCCGGCTTCCTGGCGCGGGGACTGCTCTATGCCGTCGGCGTGGCCGACGCCGTGCTGATCCCCTGCCGCCCGGCCAAGGGCGACGTCATCGAGGCCGGCCGCACCCAGCAGCAGATCAACAATGCCGCCGACCTCTCGGGCCGCAGCATCCCGCATGCCGCGGTGCTGACCCAGGTGAACCGCCGCGCCTCGGTCACCAGCCACAGCCGCGGGCAGCTCGCGGCGCTCGGGATCCCGACGCTGGCCGCCGACTTCCCGCTGCGCGCAATCTATCAGGCGGCGTGGTACCAGGGGGCGACGCCGATCGAGCTTGGCGACAATTCCGCCACCACCGAGATCCAGGCGATCGCCGGCGAGGTCGAACAGATGCTGGAGGCCCGCTGA
- a CDS encoding DUF3102 domain-containing protein, with protein sequence MARKRQLESIDADELKRMLEPAAARLPSSAAPGAAPGPAPAAKPAPRPVVEAGGMNGEVLPPPTLARPSELFAREDFANEIRRLWTRGQQTFIEVGRYLIHAKARLPHGEFMAMVAADLPFQHPTANKLMSVARLVDGGEVDTRLLPPSSETCYQIATLTDDERKRAVREGVIRPEMRREDIVSFKKRLRVRTRPETEQKRAELARLLAERQRIETRIAALRAELGDEAED encoded by the coding sequence ATGGCCCGCAAACGGCAGCTCGAATCCATCGACGCCGACGAGCTGAAGCGCATGCTGGAGCCGGCGGCTGCCCGGCTTCCGTCTTCTGCCGCCCCGGGCGCCGCCCCAGGACCCGCACCGGCCGCCAAGCCGGCGCCCAGACCGGTGGTCGAGGCTGGGGGAATGAATGGCGAGGTGTTGCCGCCGCCGACCCTGGCGCGGCCATCCGAACTCTTCGCACGCGAAGACTTTGCCAACGAGATCCGGCGGCTGTGGACACGCGGGCAGCAGACCTTCATCGAGGTCGGCCGCTATCTGATCCACGCGAAGGCGCGGCTGCCGCACGGCGAGTTCATGGCGATGGTGGCGGCCGATCTTCCCTTCCAGCATCCGACCGCCAACAAGCTGATGAGCGTGGCGCGGCTGGTCGATGGCGGCGAGGTCGATACCCGGCTGCTGCCGCCCTCCTCGGAGACCTGCTACCAGATCGCCACGCTGACCGATGACGAGCGCAAACGCGCCGTCCGGGAGGGGGTGATCCGGCCGGAGATGCGGCGCGAGGACATCGTCTCGTTCAAGAAGCGGCTGCGCGTGCGCACGCGGCCGGAGACGGAGCAGAAGCGGGCGGAGCTGGCCCGCCTGCTCGCCGAACGTCAGCGCATCGAAACGCGGATCGCCGCCCTGCGCGCCGAGCTGGGAGACGAGGCGGAGGATTGA
- a CDS encoding FAD-binding oxidoreductase, producing MLIPLQPSRRTFLVGAGRFAAASALATTLPFPAGAAVDGAARRIESSALKDLAAAVKGGVVLPDDPFFGDYARPNNLRFRTLPAAIARCSSDDDVKACVDWVRKHGVRFAVRSGGHNYAGFSTTPGLLIDMTPMSGISLVPGGDGLVKVSGGAINGAVYQALERLNRSLTHGRCTTVGAAGFLLGGGIGFNMRLYGMGSDLLQATSIVTADGELRRDISDSGADRDLFWACRGGAGGNFGINTSFTLQTFPVETATVFNITWTGKVEEVLHSLLTRLAEAPPEFGSKISVTRPARGSGGPPLTVSLLGQLHKCKVPLEDIIGPVLLDASDKTIHRDMPYWPAQDFLSEFTYPYFYQEKSSYMRAADITPDAVAAMVGLARLMPGTSMPNAFKFFQVGGKVNATAAGATAYVHRGYDWLFSSEVNWWDRKDPKALVDENLAWQERFYAAVNAMAKGTGAFQNFPDPSLTDWSTAYYGSNYARLRQVKTAYDRSGLFTYRQGIKPL from the coding sequence ATGCTCATTCCCCTCCAGCCCAGCCGCCGGACCTTCCTCGTCGGAGCCGGCCGCTTCGCCGCCGCATCGGCACTGGCCACCACCCTCCCGTTCCCCGCCGGCGCCGCGGTCGACGGCGCCGCCCGCCGGATCGAATCCTCGGCGCTCAAGGACCTTGCCGCCGCGGTGAAGGGCGGCGTCGTGCTGCCCGACGACCCGTTCTTCGGCGACTATGCCCGGCCGAACAACCTGCGCTTCCGCACGCTGCCCGCCGCCATCGCGCGCTGTTCCAGCGACGACGACGTGAAGGCCTGCGTCGACTGGGTCAGGAAGCATGGCGTCCGCTTCGCCGTGCGCAGCGGCGGCCACAACTATGCCGGCTTCTCCACCACCCCGGGTCTGCTGATCGACATGACGCCGATGAGCGGCATCTCGCTGGTGCCCGGCGGCGATGGGCTGGTGAAGGTCAGCGGCGGCGCCATCAACGGCGCGGTCTATCAGGCGCTGGAGCGGCTGAACCGCAGCCTGACCCATGGCCGCTGCACGACGGTCGGGGCGGCCGGCTTCCTGCTCGGCGGCGGCATCGGCTTCAACATGCGCCTGTACGGCATGGGGTCGGATCTGCTGCAGGCGACCAGCATCGTGACGGCGGACGGCGAACTGCGGCGCGACATCTCCGACAGCGGCGCCGACCGCGACCTGTTCTGGGCCTGCCGGGGCGGCGCCGGCGGCAATTTCGGCATCAACACCTCCTTCACCCTGCAGACCTTCCCGGTGGAGACGGCCACCGTCTTCAACATCACCTGGACCGGCAAGGTGGAGGAGGTGCTGCACAGCCTGCTGACGCGGCTGGCCGAAGCGCCGCCGGAGTTCGGCAGCAAGATCAGCGTCACCAGGCCGGCGCGCGGCAGCGGCGGCCCGCCGCTGACCGTCTCCCTCCTCGGGCAGCTCCACAAATGCAAGGTTCCGCTGGAGGACATCATCGGCCCGGTGCTGCTCGATGCGTCGGACAAGACGATCCACAGGGACATGCCCTACTGGCCGGCGCAGGATTTCCTCAGCGAGTTCACCTACCCCTACTTCTATCAGGAAAAGTCGTCCTACATGCGGGCGGCCGACATCACGCCCGACGCCGTCGCCGCGATGGTCGGGCTGGCCCGCCTGATGCCGGGCACCTCCATGCCCAACGCCTTCAAGTTCTTCCAGGTCGGCGGCAAGGTGAACGCCACGGCGGCCGGCGCCACCGCCTATGTCCACCGCGGCTATGACTGGCTGTTCTCGTCCGAGGTGAACTGGTGGGACCGCAAGGACCCCAAGGCGCTGGTCGACGAGAACCTCGCCTGGCAGGAGCGCTTCTACGCCGCCGTCAACGCGATGGCGAAGGGAACGGGCGCCTTCCAGAACTTCCCCGATCCGTCGCTGACGGACTGGTCCACCGCCTATTACGGCAGCAACTATGCCAGGCTGCGGCAGGTGAAGACCGCCTACGACCGGTCCGGGCTGTTCACCTACCGGCAGGGCATCAAGCCGCTGTAA
- the speE gene encoding polyamine aminopropyltransferase: MSGWYTETLYPDVAQRLRMGTVLHRDRTGLQDLVIFENPLLGRVMALDGVIQTTEGDEHVYHEMLGHVPILAHGAARRVLIIGGGDGGLLRRVLEHPGVERATMVEIDRSVVDLSIEYLPAISAGAFDDPRAELVIADGCRFVKETPESFDVILVDSTDPHGPGAVLFTEEFYRDCKARLAPGGILCTQNGVPFLQPEELRSSHQRLGRLFADASFFVAPVPTYYGGFMAFGWATDDAALRRRTAGEIRGRFAAAGLKTRYYTPDIHVASFALPAFMLDILGGAAAG; the protein is encoded by the coding sequence ATGAGCGGCTGGTACACCGAGACGCTGTATCCGGACGTCGCCCAGCGCCTGCGCATGGGCACCGTCCTCCATCGCGACAGGACCGGCCTGCAGGACCTGGTGATCTTCGAGAACCCCCTGCTCGGCCGCGTCATGGCGCTCGACGGCGTGATCCAGACCACCGAGGGCGACGAGCACGTCTATCACGAGATGCTGGGCCATGTGCCGATCCTGGCGCATGGCGCGGCGCGGCGCGTGCTGATCATCGGCGGCGGCGACGGCGGCCTGCTGCGCCGGGTGCTGGAGCATCCCGGCGTCGAGCGGGCCACCATGGTGGAGATCGACCGCAGCGTCGTCGACCTGTCGATCGAATATCTGCCCGCCATCAGTGCCGGGGCCTTCGACGACCCGCGGGCGGAACTGGTGATCGCCGACGGCTGCCGTTTCGTGAAGGAGACGCCGGAGAGCTTCGACGTCATCCTGGTCGACTCCACCGATCCCCATGGGCCGGGGGCGGTCCTGTTCACCGAGGAGTTCTACCGCGACTGCAAGGCGCGGCTGGCGCCGGGCGGCATCCTGTGCACGCAGAACGGCGTCCCCTTCCTCCAGCCGGAGGAGCTGCGCAGCAGCCACCAGCGCTTGGGCCGGCTGTTCGCCGACGCCTCCTTCTTCGTCGCGCCGGTGCCGACCTATTACGGCGGCTTCATGGCCTTCGGCTGGGCGACCGACGATGCGGCCCTGCGCCGCAGGACGGCCGGGGAGATCCGCGGGCGGTTCGCCGCTGCGGGGCTGAAGACCCGCTACTACACGCCGGATATCCATGTTGCCAGCTTCGCGCTGCCGGCCTTCATGCTCGACATCCTGGGCGGAGCCGCCGCCGGCTGA
- the speD gene encoding adenosylmethionine decarboxylase — translation MTQGPWTAGEGGEAQKDHFISRNGRLFAGTHLIIDLWGASRLDDLDHVRETLVEAVRVAGATLLHIHLHHFTPNGGISGVAVLAESHISIHSWPERGYAALDVFMCGDAEPMKTIPVLERAFTPTGITCDELLRGEIGE, via the coding sequence ATCACCCAGGGACCCTGGACCGCCGGCGAGGGCGGGGAGGCCCAGAAGGACCATTTCATCTCACGCAACGGCAGGTTGTTCGCCGGCACCCATCTGATCATCGACCTGTGGGGGGCGTCGCGGCTCGACGATCTCGATCACGTGCGCGAGACGCTGGTCGAGGCGGTGCGCGTCGCCGGCGCCACGCTGCTGCACATCCACCTGCACCATTTCACCCCGAACGGCGGCATTTCCGGCGTGGCGGTGCTGGCGGAATCCCACATCTCCATCCACTCCTGGCCGGAGCGGGGCTATGCGGCGCTCGACGTCTTCATGTGCGGCGACGCCGAACCGATGAAGACCATCCCGGTGCTGGAGCGCGCCTTCACCCCCACCGGCATCACCTGCGACGAACTGCTGCGCGGCGAGATCGGCGAATGA
- a CDS encoding NUDIX hydrolase, protein MENAKPRTQYAALPVSMTDGGPRVLLVTSRETRRWIIPKGWPKKGVKPHKLAALEAYEEAGIVGKASKRPLGSFRYDKRLTETTWVPCRVDVFLLKVTRELDDWPEKDQRRRRWLAPTQAARLVSEADLVDILLALEEETARSPSKE, encoded by the coding sequence ATGGAAAACGCCAAGCCCCGCACCCAGTATGCCGCCCTGCCCGTCAGCATGACCGACGGCGGACCTCGGGTTCTGCTGGTCACCTCGCGCGAGACACGGCGCTGGATCATCCCCAAGGGCTGGCCGAAGAAGGGGGTGAAGCCGCACAAGCTGGCCGCGCTGGAGGCCTATGAGGAGGCGGGCATCGTCGGCAAGGCGTCCAAGCGGCCGCTGGGGTCCTTCCGCTATGACAAGCGGCTGACGGAAACGACGTGGGTGCCCTGCCGGGTGGATGTCTTCCTTCTCAAGGTGACGCGGGAGCTGGACGACTGGCCGGAGAAGGACCAGCGCCGGCGGCGCTGGCTGGCGCCGACGCAGGCGGCCCGGCTGGTGAGCGAGGCCGATCTGGTGGACATCCTGCTGGCCCTGGAAGAGGAGACGGCGCGAAGCCCGTCCAAGGAATGA
- a CDS encoding tetratricopeptide repeat protein, producing MSSLQPNIACPHPDDHLRTGGRAYDEKRYHEAVTALSCHLDRHPGCAEALFNIGAALEAAGDFANAATQFREVTRLFPDHLESWQRTLMAFAKSRQADPFADTLVSFIRACEEHGIFWKWPYYMLQHACEHHMAQNEPAVAFAFFNATIGRSQHYGRLHMCWFIFLFGGYFIRTGDTENAARCLNFAAKEVNFLVHACFGDEFNQRIGSVPDDLLHRFERSIVFDGEDPTGHPGSGCVVLSACDAVYFKRFGLLMALSIDLFSREPRIVHFHVVDADDGCDALVARLRSIMRKTRIGYSRQPDFQDLPREDRITYFTCSRFMVADRVMDRYRLPVMIADVDGLFLDDPVLFADQLSAEAPLALLYSPERLDSLYNGVGGGLVGIYPTGAATAVLDLVKRYMLYWYDRKKMVWFFDQLSWVCAIEEAKRRNWNLPITRLRMDRGRITLGSAKFFQVFDEKKESGFDETLQSFLEEVAALWQAGALSPVEARTRYKSFFGLDDM from the coding sequence ATGTCATCCCTACAGCCGAATATCGCCTGCCCGCATCCCGACGATCATTTGCGGACCGGTGGCCGGGCGTATGATGAGAAACGGTATCATGAGGCGGTGACGGCATTATCATGCCACCTCGATCGGCACCCCGGCTGTGCGGAGGCCCTTTTCAACATCGGCGCCGCATTGGAAGCAGCCGGTGATTTTGCGAATGCCGCAACGCAGTTCCGTGAAGTAACGAGGCTGTTCCCGGATCATCTCGAGTCCTGGCAGCGCACGCTGATGGCGTTCGCCAAATCCCGCCAGGCCGATCCGTTCGCCGACACTCTCGTTTCGTTCATCAGGGCCTGCGAAGAGCACGGCATCTTCTGGAAGTGGCCCTACTACATGCTCCAGCATGCCTGCGAGCATCACATGGCACAAAACGAACCGGCGGTCGCCTTTGCCTTCTTCAATGCGACGATCGGCCGGTCCCAGCACTATGGCCGCTTGCACATGTGCTGGTTCATCTTCCTGTTCGGCGGCTACTTCATACGGACCGGCGACACGGAGAATGCCGCCAGATGCCTGAACTTCGCTGCGAAGGAGGTGAACTTCCTGGTCCATGCCTGCTTCGGTGACGAGTTCAACCAGCGCATCGGTTCGGTGCCCGACGATCTCCTGCACCGTTTCGAGCGGAGCATCGTCTTCGACGGCGAGGACCCGACCGGACATCCGGGCAGCGGGTGCGTCGTCCTCAGTGCCTGCGATGCGGTCTATTTCAAACGATTCGGCCTGTTGATGGCCCTGTCCATCGACCTGTTCTCCCGGGAACCCCGGATCGTCCACTTCCACGTCGTCGATGCCGACGACGGATGCGATGCACTGGTGGCCCGCCTGAGATCGATCATGCGCAAGACCCGGATCGGGTACAGCCGGCAGCCCGATTTCCAGGACCTTCCGCGCGAGGACCGCATCACCTACTTCACATGCTCTCGCTTCATGGTCGCCGACCGGGTCATGGATCGCTACCGGCTTCCCGTCATGATCGCCGATGTGGACGGGCTGTTCCTCGACGACCCGGTTCTGTTCGCAGACCAGCTTTCCGCGGAAGCGCCCCTCGCCCTCCTCTACAGCCCGGAGCGCCTCGACTCCCTCTACAACGGCGTGGGCGGCGGATTGGTCGGGATTTACCCGACGGGGGCCGCAACGGCGGTGCTCGACCTCGTCAAGCGGTACATGCTCTACTGGTACGATCGAAAAAAGATGGTGTGGTTCTTCGATCAGTTGAGCTGGGTCTGCGCCATCGAGGAGGCCAAGCGACGGAACTGGAACCTGCCGATAACCCGTCTTCGCATGGATCGGGGCCGGATCACGCTGGGATCGGCCAAGTTCTTCCAGGTCTTCGACGAGAAGAAGGAAAGCGGCTTCGACGAGACGCTCCAGTCATTCCTCGAGGAGGTCGCCGCCCTCTGGCAAGCCGGCGCGCTTTCGCCGGTCGAGGCAAGGACCCGGTACAAATCCTTCTTCGGCCTCGACGACATGTAA
- a CDS encoding DUF1513 domain-containing protein, with protein MTAATRRDVLALLGGGLLAALTGPVRAATAAGPLYLNAYATADASPAYGVAALDAAGGLRFATATPGRAHAVVPNPVRAEAVAFARRPGRWFLPLSLADGAAGPVVKAPEDRRFTGHGAFSPDGRLLFVAEDDVPKEAGAIAVYDAADGYRRLDALPTHGLGPHELVMIGGGVLAVANGGVITHPDTGRAKLNLEDMDSSLTYVEAASGRLLDKLRLPEEHSNLGIRHLAALPDGGVAFGTQDERPTGELQPLTGAHRPGSGAVRLFATPEDVLTRLDGYIGSVAAEGSVVAASSPKGGLIGLWDAADGRWLGAAALPDGCGVAPAGGGFLATSGLGMVETVAVPDAVAGDGHRLPAYRWDNHLTRI; from the coding sequence ATGACCGCGGCGACGCGCCGGGACGTCCTGGCCCTGCTGGGCGGCGGGCTGCTGGCGGCCCTGACGGGGCCGGTGCGGGCGGCGACCGCCGCCGGCCCGCTCTATCTCAACGCCTACGCCACCGCCGACGCCTCCCCCGCCTATGGCGTGGCGGCGCTGGACGCGGCGGGCGGCCTGCGCTTCGCCACCGCCACCCCCGGCCGCGCCCATGCGGTGGTGCCGAACCCGGTGCGGGCCGAGGCGGTGGCCTTCGCCCGCCGTCCCGGCCGCTGGTTCCTGCCGCTGTCGCTGGCGGACGGCGCCGCCGGCCCGGTGGTGAAGGCGCCGGAGGACCGCCGCTTCACCGGCCATGGCGCCTTCTCCCCCGACGGGCGGCTGCTGTTCGTGGCGGAGGACGACGTGCCGAAGGAGGCCGGCGCCATCGCCGTCTATGACGCCGCCGACGGCTATCGCCGGCTGGACGCCCTGCCGACCCACGGCCTCGGCCCGCACGAGCTGGTGATGATCGGCGGCGGCGTGCTGGCGGTCGCCAACGGCGGCGTCATCACCCACCCCGACACCGGCCGGGCCAAGCTGAACCTGGAGGACATGGACTCCTCCCTCACCTATGTCGAGGCGGCGAGCGGCCGGCTGCTCGACAAGCTGCGGCTGCCGGAGGAGCACAGCAACCTCGGCATCCGCCACCTCGCCGCCCTGCCCGACGGCGGCGTCGCTTTCGGCACCCAGGACGAGCGCCCGACCGGCGAGCTGCAGCCGCTGACGGGCGCCCACCGGCCGGGCAGCGGGGCGGTCCGCCTGTTCGCCACGCCCGAGGATGTGCTGACCCGGCTCGACGGCTATATCGGCAGCGTCGCGGCCGAGGGGAGCGTCGTCGCGGCGAGCTCGCCCAAGGGCGGGCTGATCGGCCTGTGGGACGCCGCCGACGGCCGCTGGCTGGGGGCGGCGGCGCTGCCCGACGGTTGCGGCGTCGCGCCCGCCGGCGGAGGCTTCCTCGCCACCAGCGGCCTCGGCATGGTCGAGACGGTCGCCGTCCCGGACGCCGTGGCGGGAGACGGGCACCGGCTGCCGGCCTATCGCTGGGACAACCACCTGACGCGGATCTGA
- a CDS encoding imelysin family protein — translation MMKRRLLLGLMSAAAVAALLPPLPALAAREAARDAEVMAGMVRTHILPRLDALVAATAQSAERLERFAAAPSPAGLEACREAHGAVWDAWEGVQHLRPGPLMAGLRADRFSFWPERPGVVQRQIGTLLHNRDPKLLEPGALGRQSAAVQGLTVLERLLFDEGVTAADFDGDDARRYRGALAAAAGRNLAAIAAELRADWAAMEAPLAANRQTALGPDATWALNALFTAAITQVQVITDQKLLAPLGADLASAKPAVAEALRSGRSVRNIALNLQALRGLMLGENGGPGYTALLPGTPDGSNAREAIDAALADALMAVEAIPGPLPQAVADAGRRKAVERALRAVKGVRAEIVVTMAPLLDITLGFNELDGD, via the coding sequence ATGATGAAGCGCCGTCTGCTGCTTGGCCTGATGTCGGCCGCCGCCGTCGCGGCCCTGCTGCCGCCTCTGCCGGCCCTGGCCGCCCGTGAGGCCGCCCGGGACGCGGAGGTGATGGCCGGCATGGTCCGCACCCACATCCTGCCGCGGCTGGATGCGCTGGTCGCCGCCACCGCGCAGTCCGCCGAACGGCTGGAGCGCTTCGCCGCCGCCCCCTCCCCCGCCGGGCTGGAGGCCTGCCGCGAGGCGCACGGCGCGGTGTGGGACGCCTGGGAGGGGGTGCAGCACCTGCGCCCCGGCCCGCTGATGGCCGGCTTGCGCGCCGACCGCTTCTCCTTCTGGCCGGAGCGGCCGGGGGTGGTCCAGCGCCAGATCGGCACCCTCCTGCACAACCGCGATCCCAAACTGCTGGAGCCCGGCGCGCTGGGCCGCCAGAGCGCCGCCGTCCAGGGGCTGACGGTGCTGGAGCGCCTGCTGTTCGACGAGGGCGTGACCGCGGCGGACTTCGACGGCGACGACGCCAGACGCTATCGCGGCGCGCTGGCCGCCGCGGCCGGCCGCAACCTCGCCGCCATCGCCGCCGAGCTGCGCGCCGACTGGGCGGCGATGGAGGCGCCGCTGGCCGCCAACCGGCAGACCGCGCTCGGCCCCGACGCCACCTGGGCGCTGAACGCCCTGTTCACCGCGGCGATCACCCAGGTCCAGGTCATCACCGACCAGAAGCTGCTGGCCCCGCTGGGCGCCGACCTCGCCAGCGCCAAGCCGGCGGTGGCGGAGGCCCTGCGCAGCGGCCGGTCGGTGCGCAACATCGCCCTGAACCTGCAGGCCCTGCGCGGCCTGATGCTGGGCGAGAACGGCGGCCCCGGCTACACGGCGCTGCTGCCCGGCACGCCGGACGGAAGCAACGCCCGCGAGGCGATCGACGCCGCGCTGGCCGACGCCCTGATGGCGGTCGAGGCGATCCCCGGCCCGCTGCCCCAGGCGGTCGCCGATGCCGGCAGGCGCAAGGCGGTCGAACGCGCGCTGCGCGCGGTGAAGGGGGTGCGGGCGGAGATCGTGGTGACGATGGCGCCGCTGCTCGACATCACGCTGGGCTTCAACGAACTGGACGGGGACTGA